The following is a genomic window from Kiritimatiellia bacterium.
CAGCGGGATCGCCCCGCCCCCGGCAAACGGGTCAAGCACGCGCGGCGCGCGTCCGCCGTAGGCCTGGCGGATCAACCGCCGCGCTTTGGCCACAGGCGATCGGTCTGATCCGCCTGATCCGTCGGATCCGCTTACCACCTCCCACGGCGCAATTTGCCGCACCAGCTCCAGCCACTCGTTCCGGTGGCGTGGGTCATCCGGCAGCAGCGCAGCCAGCGCGGTCGTGCGCGATGCCGCCAGCGGCCGGCGCGCCCACCAGATGTGCAGCGTGCTGATGTGACCGTGGCGGATGTTCTTCTCCCGCACGCTCTCGGCCGAGACGACGCGGATCGGGAAGTCGCTTTCGAGGAGTTTTTTCATGGTGCTCCGTCCAGTGGCAGTGCGCCCTTGCACTCCGGGTAGCCGGTGCAGCCCCAGAACTGTTGCCCGGCGTTTTTGCCGGTGCGCGCCGTGCGCAGGGCCATGGGTTTGCCGCACCGCGCGCAAGTGGGTATCCGATCGGTCGGATCGGTCGGATCAGGCGGATCTTTTCTGGCCCGGTGGGCCAGCCGTGCGGCGGCAAGTTGCTCGCTGTAGCCGCCGCCCTCCACAAAGGCCTTCTCCAGGGCGCTGATCTGCTGGTCGAGCAAGTAGTTGGCCTGGTGGATCAGGCAAATCAGCGCGTTGGCCCGCACCGCCGGGTCGGCGTGCTCCAGCCAGGGGGCGTAATGCGCCCACAGCTTGCGGTATTGCTCATCGGGCGGATCGGCCGGATCAGTCTGCTCAGTCTGATCACGTTGGCGGCGCATGCGCGCCGCCACCGCGCGCACCGCGCGCGCTTCCGCGCTGTCGGGTGCCCATTGCGGCAGGTGGCGGTGGCGCAGGTAATCTTCGTAGTCCAGCAGCAGTTCCTCCAGGCTGGCCCGGGCGGTGTTGAGCAGGCGCAACTCGGTCTGGGAGGAAGTGGCGGCGGCGCGGCTGGCCTCGGCAATGTTCTGCCGGCCGCTACGCGCCGCCTGCACCATTTGGTCCACCGTGCGCGAGCGCGGGTCGAGGTACTTCTCGCAAAACCAGTAGGTGGCATCGTAGATGAGTGTGGCGGTCTGAAAACTGGCGGCCTGCCGGTAACCGCCACTGGGGCGGAGGCGGCGCGGTGATCGGTCGGACCGGTCTGATCGGTCGGATCTACTCTGCATATTGCCTCCAGTCTTTGACCACAAACCGCACGATCTCAACCACTTCTTCGGGGCGAAGTTTGCCCGCGGGGTTTTGCAGAGTAAACAGCTTTGGTTCGCTAGCGGCGTTTTCCACCACGTAAAGCCAGTAGTCGGGCCCCAGCCGCTGAGCCATGAGCCATTCGTTGGGCGTGAGCACGATCGGGCCGGTAGCGGCACGGGCTTTGACCTCGATGTACCGCACCGCGCCGTCCGGCGCCTCCGACCGGATGTCGTAGCCGAGGTTTTCGCGCGACACATCGGTGGGCGTCCGGCCCTGGGCGCGCTCGTGCACCAGAGCCACATGCATCCCGATGGCCTCGATCTCGGCATCCGAGCGCATGGCCGGGTCACCGGCGGGTTTCGGTATCACCCGCGCCACACCCAGAATCTGCGGCGCGGAAGGCAGCAAACTAATCTCGCGTTGGATTTCCTCTTCGAGCGCCTGTTTGCGTGCCTGCAATTCCTCGCGGCGTCGTTCCTCGTTGCGCAGTTCCACGTCCGGGATGGGTTCGCCCTTGGCACGACGGGTCTCGTAGTCAATCAGCTTGGCCTGCGACTCTAGGAGCATTTGCTCCAGCGAGCGCACGCCGTATTTCTGCTTTATGGCAGCGTCGCGCTGGCGCTGTGCCAGCAGCTCGGCGCGATAGCTTTCCAGTACATGCTCGATGGCAAAGCCGAGCACCGGCTGATCCGACGGATCCGACAGGTCGGGCAAATCCGCTGGATGGGGCACTAGATCCCACAACACGCTGCTGTTAAGCAGGCGTAGTTCGTCGCCGTCCCGCGGCTGATAGAGGGCGTACAACCGCTGTCCCGCAATGAGATCGGCGCCGTCGCGGAGTTCGCCAATTAGAAACCAAATCCAGCCGTCGAGTCGCCCGTCGGGATCGGCGAACTGGGCGCCGCGGCGCAGGTCGTCGACGCATTCCTGGAGCAATTGCTCGATGATCGACTCCAGCAGAGGGTGGCCGGGCGCGACGAAGACGGCTTCCTGGCGGCGGGCGATCTGCTTGTCGAACGCCAGCTTGTGGTATTCGCTGAAGACCTCACCGAACTGGTGCTTGAAGGTCAGGGACACATTGCGCAAATCCCAGGGCACGATTGGCACGCGCCAGAGGCCATCGCGTCGCTGCTCGACATGCAGGCTCAGAAACCGGCAGCCCCGGAGGAAGAACTGCTCAATGTACTCGGGAACGAGTCGGTGTTCGCGGGCCCGCCGGTCTTCGCCCAGGAGGCGGCTGATGTCTATATGCCGCGTGGCCAAGGCTTCAAGCACGGCCTCGCGAGCTTTTCGCACCGCTTCCTCGTCCGGCACGGTCTCGATTTCGGCGATGATTTCGTCGAGAGTCCGACGCTGAGCGATGGCGTCCACGATGAGGTCTTTCAGGGTGCGGCCCGGGATGACCTCGCCGATGACATCGAAGACCCGGTCACTGCCCAGGGCATCGCGGATGCGCTCGAGCTTTTGGAAGAGCGCCTGCATGACCTTGCCCTCGAGGGTGTCGGCGGCCACCAAGTTGTAGATGTTCACCTCTCTCTGCTGGCCATAGCGGTGAATGCGGCCCATGCGCTGTTCAAGCCGGTTTGGATTCCACGGCAGGTCATAATTGACCATGAGCGAGCAGAACTGGAGGTTGATGCCCTCGCCGCCGGCCTCGGTGGACACCATGACCTGAGCTTTTTCGCGGAAGTCGTGCTCGGCGCGGATGCGCAGTTCGAGGCTCATGCCGCCGTGCAATTGGGCGACGGTGTAGCCCCAGTTTTTGAGCTTCTCGACCAGGTACTCGAGGGTTTCGCGCGATTCGGTGAAGATAAGCAGTTTCTCGCGGGTCTCCTGGATTTTTTTCTCACTGATGACGCGGCGCAGTTCGTTCAGCTTGGTCTCGACCTCATGGCGCTCGGCATCTTTGGCCAGGCGGATGAGCTCGCCAAGGGTCTGGATCTCAGCCTGCAGTTCCTCGCGGGTCTCGGCAGCGGTGAGCCGCTCGACCAGTTCTTCCTCTCGACGGAGACGTTCGGTCTCTGAGGCATCTTCCAATTCATCTTCGTCGAGCCGGCTGCCTTCGGCGAGCCACTGGCCCAGAGAGAGGAGTTGTTCGAGACGAACGTTGCGGCGTTCGAGCGAACGGCGGACGGCGCGCACGCTGGAGGCCAGGCGCCGCTGCAGGATGAGCAGGGCAAAAGCGACGTTGCGTTTTTCGCTTTGAAGGGCCTTGTTATAAGACCGCTGGACGTACTGAGTGACGGCGTTGTAAAGGCGCCTCTCGTCATCATTCAGCCGGTAGGCTTTGGTAAAGACGCGGCGCGGCGGGAAGAGAGGTCGGCCCTCGAAATCGCGCAGGTCCTCCTTGAGTCGACGCAGGAAGAGAGGGTTGTCGCGGTTTTGAATCGATTCGCGCAGCAGAGTTGTATTGGCGAACATCGCAGGTACGAGAAGGTCAAGGAACAGGCGGAAGTTTTCCGGATCGCCTCGGTGCGGCGTCGCCGTCAGGAACAACAGGAATTGGCTGGTGCGCGACAGCAATTCGCCCAGGCGGTAACGCCCGGTCTTATCAGTTTTGTCGCCGTAACGGTACGCCGCCATTTTGTGCGCTTCGTCGACTACGACGATGTCCCATCGAACCTCGGCCAATGTGGCCATCACGTCGTCCTGTTTGCCAAAATCCATCGACGTGATGGCCTGCGGCTGTTCCTGCCAGATGTTGCGGCCCCATGACGCGTCCATCACGCTGCGGTCCACGACGGTAAAAGTCTCGCCGAACCGCTCCTTCATTTCGCGAAGCCATTGATCTTTGAGATGGCCGGGCACGACGATGAGGACGCGCCGGACGAGCCCGCGGTATTTGAGTTCCTTCAGCAAGAGGCCGGTCATGATGGTTTTCCCAGCGCCGGGATCGTCGGCGAGCAGAAATCGGATCCGAGGACTCTGCAGGATGTAGTGATAGACCGCCTCAATCTGATGCGGAAGCGGGTCTACCTGCGAGGTGTTCACCGCGAAGATCGGGTCGAATTGCTGGGCGAATCGAACCCGATGGGCCTCGATCCCAAGAAAGAACGCCTCGGCCCGGCCTCGAAAATCTCGACCGCGGATATCAAGGTGACGCAGCACGGCGACATCGCTGTCGCTCAAAATTCGCGAATAATACTTTTGGGACTGTGTGCCGACGCATTCGACATTGAAACGCCGGCCAAGAGATGTGGCTCTAACCACACGAACCGGTTCCGGCCAGAAGGGAGCTTCCAATACATCCCCCGGTTGGATCGGTTTGTCGTTCATGTTTGGAAAGGCCGGAATTCACCGGCCGTTGGCGAGAGTACACAACAGGCCGTCGTCCACTGCAAGAATCTTGGACGGCCCGTTGGCGAGGTCCCCCAAAAACAGCGTGCGAACATCATCATCGGTGCCGAAAGCCCTCAAACCCATCAGCAACTCGACGACAAGAAAAGCGTCTAGCTGAGTCAGCATGTTTATTCCGTTTGGCTCTCTATCAAACCTGCTTCTAAGACCAGCCGGTTGATTTGACCCTTTGACGTAGCGAGGTAACGGGTCGAAAAAGTTTTCGCGCATCTGATAGGGTGTCGATCCGCGGAATACCGTCGAGATCCTCACCGGCAAACTGCGAAGCACCCACCCTGTGATCTCGACACCCAGCGATTCGCCGGTCGGTAGGACCAGATTCCCCTTGGTTGGGATCATCCGTTAGACGATGGATTCTCTAATCGTGCGGAGAATATCACATCGGGCCGAAGTTGTGAGCGGATGAGGCGCGAAGCGCAGAAGGTCACGCGGTTTTGTTCTACTTCTTCGGACCCTTTCTGCGGCTGGTCGGCGGCGCGTCAAATGTCTTTGTGGGCCTCTTGAATCGGGACGGATCGTTTTTTGATTACGTCGCGGAATTTTTCAGAGACAGCGTGCCAATCGACGACGTCCACGCGGAAGGGCAGGTCAGACTCTTCAAAGGCTTCTCTCAGGCGCCATACCGTTTTGAAGGGCAGTACGCGTTCTCCGACGATGGCAAGGTCCAGGTCAGAATAAGCCTTTGCGTTCCCCTCGACGCGTGAGCCGAAAGCGAGCACCTTACATTCCGGCACATGCTGGCGCAAAATGCGCCGGATCGTCTCGAGCTCGTGTGGACGAATCTCGATTATTGCGGGCCTTCAACGTCGCCAGAAGTGCATCGGCGTCCTCCACAAAATCGCGGATGACCGAATAGACCTTTTCGGCCGTCGGTTCGTTGTAGGTATGCGAGGTTTCATTTCGGGCGGCGTGGTAGTGCATCCATCGCTCCACATCGGAAATGAGTCGTTGCTCCGCGGCTAGTCGAAAGAGTTCGCGGCGCGTCACGCCCTCGGCCATTCCCGGGCTTACATTGCTTTCGAGCCATCGCTTCATCAATTTCCAGCATAATTCGTAAGTGACTTCAAAGTGCTGAATTGCGCCCGATCGAATCGCGTGCTGAGCGACGGAGTCGAGTGACGCCATGAACGACTTGTCCTCGCTTTTCGCAAAGACTTGCTTGAGGGCGGTTACCGCCGTCTCGAAGCTTTCTAATTCGAGCGACATCTCTCCGGCCCTGCGAATTACTTTTGTTCAAGGACGTGCGAAGTAACGAATTCATTTACCATCGATGACGGTCTCTGTCGAATGTCTCTCCGACTCAACGAAGAATATTCGCCGCGGTACCTATTAAAAACGGCGGTTGGGGAGGTGTCCGATTTTAGGTATCAGCCGCTTCTCACTGAGCCGGTTGGCGAGCTGGATGGAGCCGGTAGGAAGTGTGCGCCCCGGTTAGGCATCGAGAAAAGGACCGGCATACTTTGCATGCGGATCCTTAGTTAGGGTGCTTGGTTTAGGTCCTGGCGCGTCTCAGCTTGGCGCGTACGACGGAGAAGCGCGGCGATTTCCAAAAAGCCGCCGAGCAGCGCAGGGAGCAGCCAGCCGAGGATGAAAACCATAAACGAGAGGCCCACCGCCCGGTCCGGCGGAACGCCCATGCCGCCCAGCACCAAGAGCGCGGCGCTTTCTCGCACGCCGAGACCGGCGACACTGATCGGCAACATAGCGGCGATGATCATCGCCGCGCGCGCGTACCCAAGGGGTAAAACACCTGGCATCAGGCCCAGCGAGCCTGCGGCGGCCGTGAACGCGGCAATGCCGATGACATGGACCCCGAGCGAGATCGCGCAGGCAGTCAACGCAGGCCGAATGGGCGCGCCTTGCGAAAGGCCTCTCTTTGCCAGCCAGGCCGCCGCGAACGGTACGCGGGCGGCGCCGGCAACGGCGAGCGCCATCAGGATCGATCCGCCTGCAAAAACCGCGAGCATCACTGTCAGCACGGGTGGGTCTGCGTGAAACGAGCCGAGTCCGGCGCATAGCAGACCGGATAGGCCGAGGGTCAGCGTTGCTGCCAGGCGATCCACGATGAGCGCCGCGCTGGACGCGCCGAGTTCACGCCCGCCATCGCTGAGCCGATAAATACGCACTGCGGTTCCCGCAACCGATCCGCCCGGCAACGCCAGCGCGTATGCCATCGACGTGAAATGAAAGTGCGCCACCTCGCGCCAGGTCCAGCGCAACCGTACGGCTCGAATGAGTAGCCAGAGTCTCCCGGTGTGCGCCGCATGTCCGGCCAAGAAGAGAGCCGCGGCCACAGACAGCTTTGCGGGCGATGCTTCAGCGAGGACCGAAGCCACCTCGCGCGCCGGTACGGCGACAAAAAGCGCCGCCAGCAGTCCGGCTGCCAGGAGCCATCGGAGGAGGGATCGAGCCGCCTTCGCGCGTGGGAGGAAGGTCATGAGGCGCGGAAAAGGGGACGGCCGCGCATTGTGGGCGGGATGGGTTGTCCCAGCAAGGAGAGCATCGTCGGCGCGGCATCAATGATCATGCCCTTGTCCGCCACGGCCTCGAGATCATCGTCCAACGAAACCAGCAGGCCGATTTCCGAGGGAGACGTCGGCAGATGGCCGTGCGTTCCGCGATGTCGCGGATTGTACCGCCGGGCGGCATGTTCCGGCGCTTTCCGGGCCATATAGGCATTCACGAGCGGATGATAAAAATCGTGGGGGAAGAACGCGAAGCCCGGTTTCGCAATCAGATACACATCCCCCCATCCGTCCTCATCGCGAAAGGCCACATGGTAGCGCGCCATGTCGTCGTTCGTCAGCAAATCGGCGCCCTTCGCGGTCGAGAGCACACGGCAAATGGCCTCCCGGGCGCGGGGGGTGAAAAACCAGAAGCGCGCACTAACCACCTCGAGGTAATAGCAGTACTCCTCCTCGGGAACACCGGATTCCGCCAGCAAGGCCGGCACGTCGATGTACTCTCGCACGAGCTCCTGTCCGTGGTCCACGAGAAGGATCGTGCGCATCTTCTGTTGCTGCGCCAGTTCGTGGGCGCGCCGGACCAACTCGTCGGTCCTCCTGTAGCCTTCGCGAACGACCTCCGGACGGTCCAGATTCCAGTGGCAGAGGATGTCGAGCGCATATAAATCCAGAATTTCAAGCGAGTATGAATCCTTAGAAACCGCCTCAAGGACTTGGTCGCCGAGCTTCATGGTTCTAAGAATCTGATAGCGGCCTTTTCCGCCGAGAGCAGAGAAAACAGTCGGCGCCCCCAAGAAATCAAAGGTCGAGACATCGCTGCCGGCGAGGCGCACCTGCTTTACGCGGTACGTGATAAACTCTCGCCTCCGCCGCGGCTCGATGGTTGGCAAATCGAATGAGGGGCGGAATCGGTGAACCACGCATTGGGCCGCAGTGACGGCCCGCGGCGGCAGGGCGTCCACGGCGCGTTGCAGCCAAGTGCGCGGTCGACGGGGTCGCAGCTTGACCTGCCAAAATTTATGCTCATGCGGCCACTGTCCCGTCAGGATCGTGGGCAGCATTTCAACAGTGGGGACGGTTTCCAGTTCGATCACCCTTCGCCGCGAGAAGAGGCTGCTGAGGTAGGGCGTTACATCCGGATCCATCCGGCGCCGGTCTAGCGAGGGAATGTAGAGAACCAGAAGTCGGGGAGGTTCGTTGCTCATTTCTCAGGTCTCCTTGCATAGACCACGAATTCACGGTTGGAAAAGACTGCGGGAAGATCGAGTGTCTGTTTTCCCGCGCGGGCGATCCAATAGCCGGCGCCGTATTTTGCCATCAGCGCCTCCGCCTCCGGCGTGGTTCGGCGGTCGTACCGCTCGGCGATGAGTCGGGCCGCGTCCCAGCCGCGGGCCGGCCAGGGGCCCTGCCAACCCGCCAGGTCGGACATGCGCCTCTCCCACTCTTTCAATCCCCCGCTGAGGCTGGTGTGCTTGAACACTGCCAGCGCGCGCCGGCGCGCCAGCCAGGGGAAGGATTCGCTCGCGATCGGCGGCACCACGAAGAGGGCATCCGGAGGGGTGTTGGAACGAATCCATTTCATGCAGGCATACCAATCTTCCGTAACCCCGCTGTACGGGTCGACGGGAAAACGACGCAGCGCGAGCGCGTCCCGGCAAAAAGGAACGACGAGGATGGAGAGCGCGGCGACAATTCCAACCTGGGCCGCCTTGGACCATCGCGGCGAAATCGAATGCTGCAGGGCAAGCGCGCCGAGCATAAGTACGCCGAATGGAATCATCACATCGGCGAATCGAAACGGATAATAGGGCAAGACGTACCATCGGATCGGAAAGGGCGACGCGAGAAGCCCGATCACGAGGGGAATGAAACTCGCCGCGCAGAAAACCCCGAGGCGGTGCGCGGACGCAGCCGTCGGTGAGCGGCGAGCCGCGATGAGCCAGGCGAGCGCAAAAAGCGCCGAAAACCCGGCGAGGCGCAACCAAGCGGCCAGCGGCCAATGGGAGGGGTCTAGGTGGTGCGGCGACCGAAGGGTCACATAGATCCGCGCATCCTCGCGGTCCCAATCGGACGAAAAATGCTCAAATGCCGGCCCCACGAAAGCGAGGCCGACGAAACCGCCCACCAGAATGACATTCCATGGAATACGCCGCGCGGTTCCGGTACGCTGCCAGACCATCGCCAACCAGACAGCCAGAGAGGAGAAGGTCGCATAGAGGCCGACCAACACATGCACGAGGGTCGCCGCAGCGAGCAGCATCGCGATGCGTAGCCACGGCAAATGTTCCAGGGTCAACAGCCCCATCACAAAAAACACGATCCCGTAGGCGAAGACCTTGGGCTCCACGCCGCCGATGATCCATTCGCCCGCAGCCATCGATCGGATGACATACATGGCGTACACCACACCAAGTGCCCATCCGGTCGCCAGACCCATCCGGCGCGTGACATACGCCAAGCCGCCCGCCAAGAGGGCATAGGCTGCGACGCGACCGACAATCGACGCCGCCAGAAAATGGTCGCGCTCCAACAGCGGAACGAACGAAGCGTAGAAAATCAAATGGCGAAGGCTTGAATCCGGTTTTTCCGCATATGCGCCGGGCAGCCAATTCGGATTTCGGGTTGCAACAGCCTCGATGAATTTGTGGAGCTCGTTGCCCTCGACATTGTCCCTAAAGAGATGGAGCAGGCAGAGCAGGCAAAAAATAGCTGCCCAACGAATCAGCATCCAGCGGCGCTCCATGCGAGGCAGTATTCAGAAGGCATGTTTACGCGCAAGCACGGCCTGGCAAATTTCTCGGGGCATTTGGCGGCCAGCTTCCTCGAACCGACGCCGGCGTCTCGGCTGCGATTCGATCGTTTCCCGTCAAACCGCTATGCCGCCCGTTTTTCCATGCTATGGAAATTTCCATGGAATGGAAAACGCCCAAAATTTTTTTCCATGGCATGGAAATTTTGCGAACCGGCTCTGAGGTTCGAAAAGAAGGGCTCGCTCCGATACGGCGGCTGCTCGTCCCAGGGGGTTGCGCTGCCTACTCCGGCTTGCCGAAAACGGGACAATCGGAAATGCTCAACGGGTTCCGCTGTAACAAAACTCAAGCGGCCGGACTTGGGAGTCGGGATAAGATGAAAAGTTACCGCAAGGAGTTGTGGTTCAATCTGCCGACGCGCCGGGGGTTTGTGAACATCACGCCCCAGGTCGAGCAGTGTGTGCGCGAAAGCGGGGTGAAGGAAGGGCTGTGCCTCGTGAACGCGATGCACATTACGGCGAGCGTCTTCATCAATGACAATGAGTCGGGCCTACACAGCGATTTCGAACGCTGGCTCGAGAAACTCGCGCCGGAAAAGCCGCACAGCCAGTACGCGCACAACGATACCGGCGAGGACAATGCGGATGCGCACCTCAAGCGAACGATCATGGGGCGGGAGGTGGTAGTGGCGATCACCAACGGGCGGCTGGATTTTGGGCCGTGGGAATGCATCTTCTATGGGGAATTCGACGGTCGGCGCAACAAGCGCGTCCTGGTGAAAATCATCGGCGAATAGGCGAGGCAGATCCGCCTTCGAGACCGGTTGCCTCCCCTTCCGATCTTGCGATAACTACCGCCGCCGCGGTGTCGCCGAAGACGTTCACCGCGGTACGGCACATGTCAAGGATTCGATCGGTGGCGAGCAGGAGTCCGATGCCCTCCGGCGGCAGGCCGATGGTTTCCAGGATCACGACGATGGCCACGAGGCTGGCTGCCGGGATACCGGCCACCCCGATGGAAGTGAGGATCGCGAGCGCGACGACAGTAGCTTGCGCAGCCCAGCTCAATTCAAGTCCGTAGGCCTGCGCGATGAAGAGGGCGGCGACGCATTCGTACAGCGCCGTGCCGTCCATGTTGACCGTGGCCCCCAGTGGCGCGACGAATCCCGCAATTCGATTAGACACGCCTGCCCGCTTTTCGAGGCATTCGAGCGTGACGGGCAGGGTTGCGTTCGAAGAACTTGTGGAAAACGCCGTCAGCATGGCCGGCGCCACGGCGCGAAAATGGCGAATGGGATTGACCCGAGCGAACGCGAAAATCAATAGCGGCATCGTCACGAAAAGATGCGTGCCAAGCGC
Proteins encoded in this region:
- a CDS encoding nucleotidyltransferase substrate binding protein; translation: MSLELESFETAVTALKQVFAKSEDKSFMASLDSVAQHAIRSGAIQHFEVTYELCWKLMKRWLESNVSPGMAEGVTRRELFRLAAEQRLISDVERWMHYHAARNETSHTYNEPTAEKVYSVIRDFVEDADALLATLKARNNRDSSTRARDDPAHFAPACAGM
- a CDS encoding helicase-related protein — protein: MNDKPIQPGDVLEAPFWPEPVRVVRATSLGRRFNVECVGTQSQKYYSRILSDSDVAVLRHLDIRGRDFRGRAEAFFLGIEAHRVRFAQQFDPIFAVNTSQVDPLPHQIEAVYHYILQSPRIRFLLADDPGAGKTIMTGLLLKELKYRGLVRRVLIVVPGHLKDQWLREMKERFGETFTVVDRSVMDASWGRNIWQEQPQAITSMDFGKQDDVMATLAEVRWDIVVVDEAHKMAAYRYGDKTDKTGRYRLGELLSRTSQFLLFLTATPHRGDPENFRLFLDLLVPAMFANTTLLRESIQNRDNPLFLRRLKEDLRDFEGRPLFPPRRVFTKAYRLNDDERRLYNAVTQYVQRSYNKALQSEKRNVAFALLILQRRLASSVRAVRRSLERRNVRLEQLLSLGQWLAEGSRLDEDELEDASETERLRREEELVERLTAAETREELQAEIQTLGELIRLAKDAERHEVETKLNELRRVISEKKIQETREKLLIFTESRETLEYLVEKLKNWGYTVAQLHGGMSLELRIRAEHDFREKAQVMVSTEAGGEGINLQFCSLMVNYDLPWNPNRLEQRMGRIHRYGQQREVNIYNLVAADTLEGKVMQALFQKLERIRDALGSDRVFDVIGEVIPGRTLKDLIVDAIAQRRTLDEIIAEIETVPDEEAVRKAREAVLEALATRHIDISRLLGEDRRAREHRLVPEYIEQFFLRGCRFLSLHVEQRRDGLWRVPIVPWDLRNVSLTFKHQFGEVFSEYHKLAFDKQIARRQEAVFVAPGHPLLESIIEQLLQECVDDLRRGAQFADPDGRLDGWIWFLIGELRDGADLIAGQRLYALYQPRDGDELRLLNSSVLWDLVPHPADLPDLSDPSDQPVLGFAIEHVLESYRAELLAQRQRDAAIKQKYGVRSLEQMLLESQAKLIDYETRRAKGEPIPDVELRNEERRREELQARKQALEEEIQREISLLPSAPQILGVARVIPKPAGDPAMRSDAEIEAIGMHVALVHERAQGRTPTDVSRENLGYDIRSEAPDGAVRYIEVKARAATGPIVLTPNEWLMAQRLGPDYWLYVVENAASEPKLFTLQNPAGKLRPEEVVEIVRFVVKDWRQYAE
- a CDS encoding nucleotidyltransferase domain-containing protein; the protein is MPECKVLAFGSRVEGNAKAYSDLDLAIVGERVLPFKTVWRLREAFEESDLPFRVDVVDWHAVSEKFRDVIKKRSVPIQEAHKDI
- a CDS encoding four helix bundle suffix domain-containing protein, which produces MQSRSDRSDRSDRSPRRLRPSGGYRQAASFQTATLIYDATYWFCEKYLDPRSRTVDQMVQAARSGRQNIAEASRAAATSSQTELRLLNTARASLEELLLDYEDYLRHRHLPQWAPDSAEARAVRAVAARMRRQRDQTEQTDPADPPDEQYRKLWAHYAPWLEHADPAVRANALICLIHQANYLLDQQISALEKAFVEGGGYSEQLAAARLAHRARKDPPDPTDPTDRIPTCARCGKPMALRTARTGKNAGQQFWGCTGYPECKGALPLDGAP
- a CDS encoding DUF1156 domain-containing protein gives rise to the protein MKKLLESDFPIRVVSAESVREKNIRHGHISTLHIWWARRPLAASRTTALAALLPDDPRHRNEWLELVRQIAPWEVVSGSDGSGGSDRSPVAKARRLIRQAYGGRAPRVLDPFAGGGAIPL
- a CDS encoding flippase-like domain-containing protein, yielding MTFLPRAKAARSLLRWLLAAGLLAALFVAVPAREVASVLAEASPAKLSVAAALFLAGHAAHTGRLWLLIRAVRLRWTWREVAHFHFTSMAYALALPGGSVAGTAVRIYRLSDGGRELGASSAALIVDRLAATLTLGLSGLLCAGLGSFHADPPVLTVMLAVFAGGSILMALAVAGAARVPFAAAWLAKRGLSQGAPIRPALTACAISLGVHVIGIAAFTAAAGSLGLMPGVLPLGYARAAMIIAAMLPISVAGLGVRESAALLVLGGMGVPPDRAVGLSFMVFILGWLLPALLGGFLEIAALLRRTRQAETRQDLNQAP
- a CDS encoding secondary thiamine-phosphate synthase enzyme YjbQ → MKSYRKELWFNLPTRRGFVNITPQVEQCVRESGVKEGLCLVNAMHITASVFINDNESGLHSDFERWLEKLAPEKPHSQYAHNDTGEDNADAHLKRTIMGREVVVAITNGRLDFGPWECIFYGEFDGRRNKRVLVKIIGE